From a region of the Candidatus Brocadia sp. genome:
- a CDS encoding IS66 family transposase, translating into MTIENIDIDATLRKVEKLLSEEKCLSPAIRSMIELLVLVITLLVGRLNRNSRNSSKPPASDPNRTRKSRAKGERKAGGQEGHDGVTLKKVANPDKVEVIKVDRRKYPSGKYRLIGYELRQVFDMKISRVVTEYRAEIVEDAEGSRFVASFPEGVTKAVQYGPDLKAHAVYMSQYQLIPYKRIQEYFEEQMGIPLSEGSLYNFNKDAYESLEAFEGKTKEELVKSEVLQADETSINKNGDRYWLHSASNSLWTHFFPHERRGTEAMDSIGILPQFRGILCHDHLKAYYTYTRCTHALCNAHHLRELEGVWEEDKKQPWAKEMKALLEEINRAVKDAGGLLENGESEKYRQRYRGILQNAEAESPPPDETNRKGKRGRVKRTKARNLLERLREYEGDVLRFMDNKNVPFTNNLAENDIRMTKVQQKISGCFRSLDGAKIFCLIRSYLSTCRKQGVNLSQALRMVFRGKLPDFASS; encoded by the coding sequence TTGACGATAGAGAATATAGATATAGATGCAACGCTGCGGAAAGTAGAAAAGCTGCTTTCAGAGGAAAAATGTCTGTCGCCTGCCATAAGGTCAATGATAGAGTTGTTGGTGTTAGTGATAACGCTGCTGGTAGGACGTCTGAACCGGAACAGTCGCAACAGTAGTAAGCCGCCCGCAAGCGATCCGAATCGCACGAGAAAGAGCAGGGCGAAAGGAGAGAGGAAGGCAGGTGGGCAAGAGGGTCATGATGGAGTAACGCTGAAAAAGGTAGCCAATCCTGATAAGGTGGAAGTAATAAAAGTAGACCGGAGGAAGTATCCGAGCGGCAAATACAGGTTGATCGGTTATGAGTTGCGTCAGGTGTTTGATATGAAGATTTCAAGGGTGGTAACGGAGTATCGGGCAGAGATAGTTGAGGATGCGGAGGGAAGTAGGTTTGTAGCGTCATTTCCGGAAGGGGTGACAAAGGCAGTGCAGTATGGGCCGGATTTGAAAGCGCACGCAGTATATATGTCACAGTATCAATTGATACCCTATAAGAGGATCCAGGAGTATTTTGAGGAGCAGATGGGGATACCGCTGAGCGAAGGCTCTCTTTACAACTTTAACAAGGATGCCTACGAATCTCTGGAAGCCTTCGAGGGGAAAACCAAGGAAGAACTTGTCAAATCAGAGGTATTGCAGGCAGATGAAACGAGCATCAACAAGAACGGAGACAGGTATTGGCTGCATAGTGCATCCAATAGTTTGTGGACACACTTTTTCCCTCACGAAAGACGTGGGACGGAAGCGATGGATAGTATCGGGATACTGCCCCAGTTTCGGGGGATTCTTTGTCACGACCATTTGAAGGCGTATTACACCTACACCCGCTGTACACATGCGCTCTGTAATGCACACCATCTGAGGGAATTGGAAGGGGTGTGGGAAGAGGATAAGAAGCAACCGTGGGCGAAAGAGATGAAAGCCCTGCTCGAAGAGATAAACCGTGCGGTAAAGGATGCGGGGGGTTTGTTGGAAAACGGCGAGTCTGAGAAATACCGGCAAAGGTACCGGGGGATATTACAAAACGCAGAAGCTGAAAGCCCGCCCCCTGATGAAACGAACCGCAAGGGGAAAAGAGGGCGGGTAAAAAGGACAAAAGCACGGAATCTCCTGGAACGATTACGGGAGTATGAGGGTGATGTGCTCAGATTTATGGACAATAAAAACGTCCCCTTCACGAATAACCTGGCCGAAAACGATATCAGGATGACGAAGGTTCAGCAGAAGATATCGGGCTGTTTTCGTTCTCTGGACGGAGCGAAGATCTTCTGCCTCATCCGTAGTTATCTCTCGACTTGTCGAAAACAAGGGGTAAATTTAAGTCAGGCATTACGGATGGTATTTCGCGGCAAATTGCCTGATTTTGCCAGCTCGTAA
- a CDS encoding B12-binding domain-containing radical SAM protein, translating into MKKTKILLLSPPQGLSTGHVEVPKFQVHPLGLLYIASVLEKYRYNVKILDALNFCKSLDEIKKTIIDFMPDIVGISATTPSANDAYAVAKVIKQINHETAIVMGGPHVTAMHDEALNSRDIDIAVLGEGEFSMLEICENFEKKRNDLNNIGGIVFKSNGTIVKTNSRTKYDELNNIPFPAYHLLPNFKDYNPPPHWGKKGKFASIITSRGCPYDCSFCSVTRNWGRKYRYRSAENVINEIEYLNNNFGVNFISFRDSIATLHRRRLIDICKGIVEKKLKITWNCNARINEVNLELLTWMKKAGCKSIFYGIESGNEQILSQFKELKKEDIRQVVGLTHKVGIEPHGFFMFGLPGETKETMRDTINFAKSLKLHTAGFTTVTPFPGSRLWDYSLNYNLVLTTDWNQYNLKGKPVSKHSNLTAEEILDAQKKAFKEFYLRPKIIYYQLKNIKSLNDLSSYVQEGIINLFKKRK; encoded by the coding sequence ATGAAAAAAACAAAAATTTTGTTACTAAGTCCTCCGCAGGGTCTGTCGACTGGACATGTAGAAGTTCCAAAATTTCAGGTACACCCATTAGGGTTGCTATATATTGCAAGTGTACTGGAAAAGTATAGGTATAACGTGAAAATCTTGGATGCTCTAAATTTTTGCAAAAGCCTAGACGAAATCAAAAAAACGATAATAGATTTTATGCCCGATATAGTAGGAATTTCTGCCACAACACCCAGTGCTAACGATGCTTATGCAGTTGCTAAAGTAATAAAACAAATAAACCATGAAACGGCAATTGTAATGGGTGGACCGCATGTTACAGCAATGCATGACGAAGCTCTTAACTCAAGGGATATTGATATTGCAGTATTAGGTGAGGGCGAATTTAGCATGTTGGAAATATGCGAAAATTTTGAAAAAAAGAGAAATGACCTTAACAATATAGGTGGGATAGTTTTTAAATCAAATGGTACTATTGTTAAAACTAATAGCAGAACTAAATACGACGAACTAAATAATATACCATTTCCAGCATATCATTTGTTACCAAATTTTAAAGATTACAATCCTCCACCACATTGGGGTAAGAAGGGGAAATTTGCTTCTATTATTACCAGCCGTGGATGCCCGTATGATTGTTCTTTTTGTTCTGTAACTAGGAATTGGGGTAGGAAGTATCGATATCGAAGTGCTGAAAATGTGATAAATGAAATTGAGTATTTAAATAATAATTTTGGCGTTAATTTTATTTCTTTTAGAGATTCAATAGCCACTCTCCACAGAAGAAGGCTGATAGATATATGTAAAGGAATTGTAGAAAAAAAATTAAAAATAACGTGGAACTGCAATGCTAGGATTAACGAAGTTAATTTAGAACTTTTAACATGGATGAAGAAAGCTGGTTGCAAATCTATATTTTATGGTATAGAGTCTGGAAACGAACAGATTCTGTCCCAATTTAAAGAATTGAAAAAGGAGGATATTAGACAAGTTGTTGGTCTTACGCATAAGGTTGGAATAGAACCACATGGTTTTTTTATGTTTGGTTTGCCTGGTGAAACGAAAGAAACAATGCGCGACACAATAAACTTTGCAAAAAGTCTAAAGTTACATACTGCGGGCTTTACTACGGTAACACCCTTCCCAGGTTCAAGGCTTTGGGATTATTCTCTGAATTATAATCTTGTTTTGACTACGGATTGGAATCAATATAATTTAAAAGGTAAGCCCGTAAGCAAACATTCAAATCTTACTGCTGAAGAAATTCTTGATGCTCAAAAAAAAGCATTTAAAGAATTTTATCTTAGGCCTAAAATAATTTATTATCAACTAAAAAACATTAAAAGCCTTAATGACTTATCAAGTTATGTACAAGAAGGAATAATCAATTTATTTAAAAAAAGAAAGTAA